In Candidatus Defluviilinea proxima, a single genomic region encodes these proteins:
- a CDS encoding NADH-quinone oxidoreductase subunit J has protein sequence MTPDQIVFIIVALVTLGSGFMVVVTRNLIHAALWLVATLFGVAIVYTLLNASFLAVVQVVVYIGAIAILFIFAVMLTRKDMRDSGPQHNKNWWFGALLAVLTFGGLFFLLQGWSGMSSTAPAYPSGFDAISELGNALTSPTGYVLPFEVASVLLVAALVGAVYVAFNPRSGKSEK, from the coding sequence ATGACTCCTGATCAGATCGTATTCATAATCGTTGCGCTTGTCACACTTGGTTCTGGTTTCATGGTGGTGGTAACGCGTAATCTCATCCATGCCGCGTTGTGGCTGGTGGCGACCTTGTTCGGTGTGGCAATCGTCTACACCTTGTTGAATGCAAGTTTCCTGGCTGTGGTTCAAGTGGTGGTGTATATCGGAGCCATTGCCATTCTTTTCATCTTTGCGGTGATGCTCACTCGCAAAGACATGCGTGACTCTGGCCCTCAGCATAATAAGAACTGGTGGTTCGGCGCATTGCTGGCTGTACTCACTTTTGGCGGGTTGTTCTTCCTGCTTCAGGGTTGGAGCGGCATGTCGTCGACAGCACCAGCTTACCCGTCCGGTTTTGACGCGATCTCTGAGTTGGGTAATGCGCTTACGTCGCCTACGGGATATGTCCTGCCGTTCGAAGTTGCATCCGTCCTGTTGGTGGCGGCGTTAGTCGGTGCGGTTTATGTTGCGTTCAATCCCCGCTCCGGGAAGTCTGAGAAATAG
- a CDS encoding NADH-quinone oxidoreductase subunit N, with the protein MFTSTMFASILPEILILVIGILILVVEPFWKEEKRRNVGWLTAGGLLLAMIVSLLFARPGEPTMTLGGMVRFDWLGFFFKMLFMFAGAATALLFMDNEKIGHRGEAYLLLLASLLGMNLMAVSSDLVMLYLAIETTSIPLYILSGFMLADDKSTEAGFKYLLFGALTSTIMLYGFSLVFGFSGTTNIYQLADMLKAGNLPLVTAFGVLALILVGLGFKVSLVPFHFWAPDVYEGAPTPVSGFLSTASKAAGFAVLVRLFFVAFPDYAVSWTLAIAVLSATTMTVGNLLTLQQTNIKRLLAYSSIAHAGYTLIGVVALSQLGAASVVFYLAAYIATNLLAFGIVMAFSRVTGSDEIKDYAGLSRRSPLLGLMMLAAFLSLAGMPPFGGFVAKVFVFAAGVQAGYTWLVIVGILNSIIGVYYYLNVLKYVYLYRMPNEDEENHPVPLSRPYMIALVVLVAGVILVGTVFAPWFSWSDAAALNLF; encoded by the coding sequence ATGTTCACTTCCACAATGTTCGCATCCATCCTCCCTGAAATTCTGATCCTCGTCATCGGCATCCTCATCCTTGTGGTTGAGCCGTTCTGGAAGGAAGAGAAACGCCGTAACGTAGGTTGGCTCACTGCTGGCGGTTTACTTCTTGCGATGATCGTCAGCCTGCTCTTCGCCCGACCGGGCGAGCCCACGATGACGCTTGGCGGCATGGTGCGCTTTGACTGGCTTGGCTTTTTCTTCAAGATGTTGTTCATGTTTGCAGGAGCGGCGACAGCCCTTCTTTTCATGGATAACGAGAAGATCGGTCATCGTGGCGAAGCGTATCTTTTGCTTCTCGCCTCGCTTCTGGGCATGAACCTGATGGCTGTTTCCTCCGATTTGGTCATGCTCTACCTTGCGATCGAAACTACCTCGATCCCGCTTTACATTCTCTCCGGCTTCATGCTCGCGGACGATAAGTCCACAGAGGCTGGTTTCAAGTATTTGCTCTTCGGCGCGTTGACATCCACCATCATGTTGTATGGGTTTAGTCTTGTCTTCGGCTTCTCTGGAACAACAAACATCTATCAACTCGCGGACATGTTGAAGGCTGGCAATCTGCCGCTCGTCACCGCTTTCGGTGTATTGGCCCTCATCCTTGTGGGACTCGGTTTCAAGGTTTCGCTTGTGCCGTTCCACTTTTGGGCACCAGATGTGTACGAAGGTGCGCCGACACCAGTCTCTGGCTTCCTTTCGACTGCTTCAAAAGCTGCGGGTTTTGCTGTGTTGGTCCGCTTGTTCTTTGTGGCATTCCCTGATTACGCCGTCTCGTGGACATTGGCAATTGCGGTACTGTCTGCCACCACAATGACAGTGGGTAACCTGCTCACTCTTCAACAGACCAATATCAAACGCCTGCTTGCGTATTCATCCATTGCGCATGCAGGATACACATTGATCGGTGTCGTTGCATTGTCACAGTTGGGTGCAGCAAGTGTTGTCTTTTACCTTGCGGCCTATATTGCCACGAACCTGTTGGCCTTCGGTATCGTCATGGCATTCAGTCGTGTAACTGGTTCAGATGAGATCAAAGATTATGCAGGTCTCAGTCGCCGCTCGCCGTTGTTGGGTTTGATGATGTTGGCCGCGTTCCTTTCATTGGCGGGCATGCCTCCGTTCGGTGGCTTTGTGGCGAAGGTCTTTGTCTTTGCCGCAGGTGTGCAGGCTGGTTATACCTGGTTGGTCATTGTCGGTATCCTTAACTCGATCATCGGTGTGTACTACTATCTCAACGTGTTGAAGTATGTGTATCTCTATCGCATGCCGAACGAAGACGAGGAAAATCATCCAGTTCCGCTATCCCGCCCGTATATGATCGCTTTGGTAGTGTTGGTGGCCGGTGTGATATTGGTGGGTACCGTATTTGCCCCGTGGTTTAGTTGGTCAGATGCGGCGGCGTTGAATCTGTTCTAA
- a CDS encoding NADH-quinone oxidoreductase subunit H: MSFWKDPLEVAADWLMGIFGSWGMPELAAQILIGFLGVLILISVLMVLDIALVWVERKVVARFQDRIGPNRLGPFGLIQPFADIIKLMIKEDTTPGNADKVVYNLAPMLSMMSVLILWAVGPLAPKMLGVDLNIGVLYIIAAGAIGTLSIIMAGWSSNNKFALIGAFRQVAVMISFEVPMLAVMLIPTIFAGSMGTAAIIDAQNIWYFFLSPLGALIFLIAAIAELGRAPFDMAEGESELVSGYNVEYSGMKFGMFYAGELLHAFTFGGFLAIMFFGGYRFFGLEKVSPFLAIAVLVAKAFVGYWVIMWIKYTLLRIRIDHMLAFNWKFLTPLAFVLLMVTALMNALLAETPSWLYISGMFLSNIVVAWVALEIVRSYSRKERERIEGPKPVVEVAHH, translated from the coding sequence ATGAGCTTTTGGAAAGACCCTCTCGAAGTTGCCGCAGATTGGTTGATGGGTATCTTCGGAAGTTGGGGCATGCCCGAACTTGCCGCCCAGATCTTGATCGGCTTTCTCGGCGTTTTGATTCTGATCAGTGTTTTGATGGTGCTAGACATTGCTCTGGTGTGGGTTGAGCGTAAAGTGGTGGCCCGCTTTCAAGATCGCATTGGCCCCAATCGCTTGGGACCATTCGGCTTGATCCAGCCGTTTGCCGACATCATCAAACTGATGATCAAGGAAGATACTACACCTGGTAATGCGGACAAGGTTGTGTATAACCTTGCGCCGATGCTTTCAATGATGTCTGTGTTGATCTTGTGGGCCGTGGGGCCATTGGCCCCCAAGATGCTTGGCGTGGATTTGAACATCGGTGTGTTGTACATCATTGCCGCAGGTGCCATCGGTACGCTTTCGATCATTATGGCGGGTTGGTCATCGAATAATAAATTTGCCTTGATCGGCGCGTTTCGTCAGGTGGCGGTGATGATCTCGTTTGAAGTGCCGATGTTGGCCGTGATGCTGATCCCAACCATTTTTGCAGGTTCGATGGGAACAGCGGCAATTATCGATGCACAGAACATTTGGTATTTCTTCCTTTCTCCTCTTGGTGCGTTGATCTTTTTGATCGCGGCCATTGCCGAATTGGGACGTGCTCCCTTTGATATGGCTGAAGGTGAATCAGAATTGGTCTCTGGTTATAACGTTGAGTATTCTGGCATGAAGTTCGGTATGTTCTATGCGGGCGAACTTCTACATGCCTTCACCTTTGGTGGTTTTCTGGCGATCATGTTCTTCGGTGGGTATCGTTTCTTTGGCTTGGAGAAGGTGAGCCCATTTCTGGCGATAGCAGTACTCGTTGCTAAGGCTTTTGTTGGTTACTGGGTAATCATGTGGATTAAGTACACACTGCTTCGTATCCGCATTGACCATATGTTGGCCTTCAACTGGAAGTTCCTGACGCCGCTGGCGTTTGTCCTTTTGATGGTGACAGCGTTGATGAATGCGCTTCTCGCTGAAACCCCAAGCTGGCTTTACATCTCCGGCATGTTCCTCTCGAATATTGTGGTCGCATGGGTTGCGCTTGAGATCGTACGCTCTTACAGCCGTAAGGAACGCGAGCGGATCGAAGGGCCAAAACCTGTTGTAGAAGTTGCACATCACTAA
- a CDS encoding NADH-quinone oxidoreductase subunit M, translated as MMDFISTHLLATILFFPALSALVMLFLPKDEAKLHKWFALGASLVTFVLSLVLWFSFNASQPGYQFEKSYTWYAAIGSSLHLGVDGLSLSMVLLTTFLTPLAILASFGINDRTKAYMMLFLFLETGMLGVFTSIDLLVFFVFWEVGLVPMYFLINQWGSANRNYASLKFMIYTMGGSLGLLLAVQLLGVLFKTYDLQVITAQWSVYSAPIAGIPAATVKTVAFWAFVIAFAVKVPLWPFHTWLPDAHTEAPTAGSMILAGVLLKLGAYGFLRLILPLYPEQAKVYAGALAFLAVAAIVFGAFASYAQTDFKRLVAYSSVNHMGFVVLGIAAAAFAVGTDDARIALNGAILQMFNHGLSAAGMFFLVGVIYERTHTRNLEEFGGLFPLVPVYGGILIFTSMASLGLPGLNGFISEFLVVRGAFGVGVNSVSVMAIYTAVAMIGLLFTGAYILKGIKKVLHGPMNEHWAHGEHKLTEINAREIIVMVPLMALILWIGLYPMWILDVINKAVVMLF; from the coding sequence ATGATGGATTTCATCTCTACTCATCTTCTTGCAACGATCTTGTTCTTCCCCGCGCTCTCTGCGCTTGTGATGCTCTTCCTGCCAAAGGATGAGGCGAAACTCCACAAGTGGTTTGCGTTGGGCGCGAGCCTTGTTACGTTTGTGTTGTCACTGGTTTTGTGGTTCAGTTTCAATGCATCTCAACCAGGATATCAATTTGAAAAATCATACACATGGTACGCTGCCATTGGTTCATCCCTGCACCTCGGTGTGGATGGCCTCTCACTCTCGATGGTTTTGCTTACGACCTTCCTGACCCCGCTTGCGATCCTGGCCTCGTTCGGCATCAATGACCGCACCAAAGCGTATATGATGCTGTTCCTCTTCCTCGAGACAGGCATGCTCGGTGTGTTCACTTCTATTGACTTGCTGGTCTTCTTCGTCTTCTGGGAAGTTGGACTTGTCCCGATGTACTTCCTCATCAACCAGTGGGGGAGCGCGAACCGCAACTACGCCTCGCTCAAATTCATGATCTACACCATGGGCGGTTCGCTCGGACTGTTACTTGCGGTGCAGTTGCTTGGCGTTTTGTTCAAGACCTATGACCTGCAAGTGATCACCGCTCAGTGGTCCGTATATTCAGCTCCAATTGCTGGTATCCCTGCGGCGACGGTCAAGACGGTGGCCTTCTGGGCGTTCGTGATTGCGTTTGCGGTCAAAGTTCCGCTTTGGCCTTTCCACACATGGTTGCCCGATGCGCACACCGAAGCCCCGACCGCTGGCTCAATGATCCTTGCGGGTGTTCTGCTCAAACTGGGAGCATATGGTTTCTTGCGCTTGATCCTGCCACTGTATCCTGAGCAGGCGAAGGTCTATGCTGGTGCGTTGGCATTCCTTGCGGTTGCCGCGATCGTCTTTGGCGCTTTTGCCTCCTACGCCCAAACGGACTTCAAACGACTGGTCGCGTATTCCTCGGTCAACCATATGGGGTTCGTAGTGCTCGGTATCGCTGCAGCAGCTTTCGCCGTCGGGACAGATGACGCGCGGATCGCTTTGAACGGAGCCATCCTCCAGATGTTCAATCACGGCCTTTCAGCGGCGGGCATGTTCTTCCTGGTCGGCGTCATCTACGAACGGACACACACACGCAACCTCGAAGAGTTCGGCGGCCTGTTCCCGCTTGTCCCAGTCTATGGTGGGATTTTGATCTTCACCAGCATGGCGTCACTTGGACTGCCCGGACTCAACGGTTTTATTTCCGAGTTCCTGGTGGTGCGAGGTGCATTTGGTGTCGGAGTCAATTCCGTGTCTGTGATGGCGATCTACACAGCAGTTGCCATGATCGGACTGCTCTTCACAGGCGCGTATATTTTGAAGGGAATCAAGAAAGTATTGCATGGTCCCATGAACGAACATTGGGCGCACGGCGAGCATAAGTTGACCGAGATCAACGCACGCGAGATCATTGTCATGGTCCCGCTCATGGCGCTAATCTTGTGGATCGGTCTGTATCCCATGTGGATATTGGACGTGATCAACAAAGCCGTTGTCATGCTTTTCTAA
- a CDS encoding AtpZ/AtpI family protein — translation MTQSEQKGRSILTNLLIVLIGQMGCLTLVIILVSVFAGLWLDKIFDTKPVITLALLFAGIPVSVLVMLNVGRKTLARMKEDLEKEK, via the coding sequence ATGACACAATCAGAACAAAAAGGCAGGAGCATCCTGACGAACCTGTTGATCGTGCTGATCGGGCAAATGGGATGCCTGACATTGGTTATCATCCTTGTCTCGGTGTTCGCAGGATTGTGGCTGGACAAAATTTTTGATACAAAGCCGGTGATTACGCTGGCTTTGTTGTTTGCAGGAATTCCCGTGTCGGTGCTCGTAATGTTGAACGTCGGGCGCAAAACACTGGCACGGATGAAAGAAGATCTGGAAAAAGAAAAATAG
- the nuoK gene encoding NADH-quinone oxidoreductase subunit NuoK, whose protein sequence is MVPISWYLIFAAALFCIGLFGVLSRRNAVAILLGVELMLNAVNINLAAFWRYGNVTQMAGQVFAIIVFAVAAAEVAVGLALVISVYRRRNTVVADDIDMMKW, encoded by the coding sequence ATGGTTCCAATTTCCTGGTATCTAATTTTTGCGGCCGCTCTTTTTTGTATTGGTCTGTTTGGCGTGCTTTCAAGGCGCAATGCAGTTGCGATCCTGTTGGGCGTTGAGTTGATGCTCAATGCGGTGAATATCAATCTTGCCGCGTTTTGGCGCTACGGAAACGTGACGCAGATGGCGGGACAGGTATTTGCCATTATCGTCTTTGCAGTGGCCGCGGCGGAAGTGGCTGTGGGCCTTGCATTGGTGATCTCTGTATATCGTCGTCGTAACACGGTGGTGGCAGACGATATCGACATGATGAAGTGGTAG
- the atpE gene encoding ATP synthase F0 subunit C: MDGQFLLDAMRYVGAGLAMIGAAGAGIGIGLSVQGALTGMARNPDTYGNLLTNMILGIAFSEAIAIYCLVIAFLMLFKVV; the protein is encoded by the coding sequence ATGGATGGACAATTTCTTTTGGATGCGATGCGCTACGTGGGCGCAGGGCTCGCGATGATCGGCGCCGCTGGCGCAGGTATTGGTATCGGTTTGAGTGTGCAAGGTGCGCTTACCGGTATGGCGCGTAACCCAGATACCTACGGTAACTTGCTGACCAACATGATCCTTGGCATCGCGTTCTCTGAAGCGATCGCGATCTACTGTTTGGTTATCGCGTTCCTCATGCTCTTCAAAGTCGTGTAA
- the ndhC gene encoding NADH-quinone oxidoreductase subunit A, translating into MSPWIFVGLFFVVGLIIPVGAIVVAWILNPKKPNPIKQSTYECGIETVGDSWVQFKAQYYIFALVFLVFDVETVFLFPWAVKLDSLGLFAVIEGIVFILILVAGLVYTWRKGMLEWA; encoded by the coding sequence ATGAGTCCGTGGATTTTTGTTGGCTTGTTCTTTGTTGTCGGGCTAATTATCCCAGTCGGTGCAATTGTAGTGGCTTGGATTTTAAATCCGAAAAAGCCCAATCCCATCAAGCAATCAACTTATGAATGTGGTATCGAAACTGTCGGCGATAGCTGGGTACAGTTCAAAGCGCAATATTATATTTTTGCGCTTGTTTTTTTGGTGTTTGATGTGGAAACAGTTTTTCTGTTCCCCTGGGCAGTGAAACTCGACTCTTTGGGCCTGTTCGCTGTTATTGAAGGTATTGTCTTCATCCTCATCCTTGTTGCAGGGTTGGTTTACACCTGGCGCAAAGGGATGTTGGAGTGGGCATAA
- the nuoL gene encoding NADH-quinone oxidoreductase subunit L, whose translation MTTETLIWLIPLPPVLAFFLIVLFTNKSKVLSHTIGVGAAIFSWLASWYVFWQATHVEHLGEHPFESAINWLPTGNTWLKIGVLIDPLGAVMLFFVSITIFMIFLYSVGYHNFGQPKGDHDHKGLPPHGATVEEHGHKHVVPSVEPMYSRFFAFLGLFAFGMYVLVVSDNLLTMFVGWEIMGLCSYLLIGFWYGKPSARNAAVKAFMTTRIGDVFMLLGISYLYSVTGTLSFREIFTEETLHMLAENTTYFGMTVSGFIALLLFIGTVGKSAQWPLHVWLPDAMEGPTPVSAMIHAATMVSAGVYAVIRMFPLLTADFHGHELTTTMTIVAFIGAFTAIFAATIALAQNDIKRVLAYSTISQLGFMIAALGIGAYVAATFHLVTHAFFKALLFLGSGSVIHGMEHGVLHTGNHDVDPQDMYNMGGLRHKMPITFWTFLIGGFALSGFPLITAGFWSKDEIFADAFGHGHMAVFVTLAFAALLTAFYTMRQITLTFLGEPRTKEAEHAQETPWTMTAPLVVLSFFAVTFGWVGIPEDFLGLRLSPSWFHEFVGGTLAEHPEAVVFSWVPFLTSLVVALGGLTLGYLVYRNLNSVSEDRLQIPFLKNKYYFDEIYDAVFVKPIYWFSENVVYKFMDQGVIDGILHIFGPTTGGIGSFIRNKFDLPVINRFIGDGSADVTYWFGGKLRAIQTGRVQQYLMFALVTFIIIGAVLYFFVLA comes from the coding sequence ATGACAACTGAAACATTGATCTGGTTAATTCCACTCCCACCTGTATTGGCATTCTTTTTGATCGTGTTATTTACGAACAAGAGCAAGGTGTTGAGCCACACGATTGGCGTGGGGGCGGCGATCTTTTCGTGGTTGGCAAGTTGGTATGTTTTCTGGCAGGCAACCCACGTGGAACACCTCGGCGAACATCCATTTGAGTCTGCGATCAACTGGTTACCAACTGGAAATACATGGCTCAAGATCGGCGTGTTGATCGATCCGCTTGGCGCAGTGATGTTGTTCTTTGTGTCCATAACGATCTTCATGATCTTTTTGTATAGCGTTGGGTATCACAACTTCGGTCAACCTAAAGGCGACCATGACCACAAAGGTTTGCCGCCTCACGGTGCGACTGTGGAAGAACACGGACACAAACATGTAGTGCCTTCCGTTGAGCCGATGTACTCGCGCTTCTTTGCATTTCTCGGTTTGTTCGCTTTCGGTATGTATGTACTCGTGGTTTCCGACAACCTGCTCACAATGTTTGTGGGTTGGGAGATCATGGGCTTGTGTTCTTACTTGTTGATCGGTTTCTGGTACGGCAAACCGTCCGCACGTAATGCGGCAGTCAAAGCTTTTATGACCACCCGTATCGGTGATGTGTTTATGTTGTTGGGTATTTCCTACCTTTATAGTGTGACGGGCACACTTTCCTTCCGTGAGATCTTTACGGAAGAAACGCTCCATATGCTTGCTGAAAACACAACATATTTCGGCATGACGGTCTCTGGCTTTATTGCCTTGTTGCTCTTTATCGGCACAGTCGGCAAGTCTGCACAGTGGCCTTTGCATGTGTGGTTGCCCGACGCCATGGAAGGCCCGACTCCGGTCAGTGCCATGATCCATGCGGCGACGATGGTGTCTGCGGGTGTGTATGCGGTCATCCGCATGTTCCCGCTTCTCACTGCCGATTTTCACGGGCATGAACTTACGACAACGATGACGATTGTCGCGTTCATTGGCGCATTTACAGCCATCTTCGCCGCGACCATCGCTCTGGCGCAAAATGACATCAAACGTGTGTTGGCTTATTCCACGATCTCGCAACTTGGCTTCATGATCGCCGCGCTCGGTATCGGTGCTTATGTTGCTGCAACATTCCACCTTGTCACTCACGCCTTCTTCAAGGCGTTGCTCTTCCTTGGCTCCGGTTCTGTCATCCACGGTATGGAGCATGGTGTCCTGCACACAGGCAACCATGATGTGGACCCACAGGATATGTACAACATGGGCGGCCTTCGTCACAAGATGCCCATCACATTCTGGACGTTCCTGATAGGTGGCTTCGCGCTTTCAGGTTTCCCGCTTATTACTGCGGGCTTTTGGTCGAAGGACGAGATCTTTGCGGATGCCTTCGGGCATGGTCACATGGCGGTCTTCGTTACGCTGGCTTTCGCCGCACTCCTGACTGCCTTTTACACCATGCGCCAGATCACTTTGACTTTCCTTGGAGAGCCGCGTACAAAAGAAGCTGAACATGCGCAGGAGACTCCCTGGACAATGACAGCTCCTCTTGTCGTCCTCTCGTTCTTTGCTGTGACTTTTGGCTGGGTCGGCATCCCTGAAGATTTTCTTGGCTTACGCCTTTCTCCCAGTTGGTTCCATGAATTTGTCGGTGGTACTCTGGCAGAACACCCTGAAGCCGTTGTATTTAGTTGGGTGCCATTCCTGACTTCTCTAGTTGTTGCCCTCGGCGGCCTCACACTTGGCTATCTCGTTTATCGCAATTTAAACTCTGTTAGCGAAGATAGACTCCAGATCCCATTTCTCAAGAACAAGTATTACTTCGATGAGATCTACGACGCTGTCTTCGTTAAACCGATCTACTGGTTCTCCGAAAACGTGGTCTATAAATTCATGGATCAGGGTGTGATCGACGGCATCTTGCATATCTTTGGTCCAACGACGGGTGGGATTGGTTCATTCATCCGCAACAAATTTGACCTGCCCGTTATCAATCGCTTCATAGGTGACGGCTCGGCAGATGTCACGTATTGGTTTGGTGGCAAATTACGTGCCATCCAAACTGGACGCGTCCAGCAGTACCTCATGTTTGCTCTGGTGACTTTCATCATCATCGGCGCAGTGTTGTACTTCTTTGTGCTGGCTTAA
- the atpB gene encoding F0F1 ATP synthase subunit A, whose translation MEKETRRPWRRWVVLVLMIAGFILGGIFVPVQPEITVAAEKLIEEPIVENFLGFGPLYLVNTIPTLAVTLVLLIVIAFFTNRSLKQSAQTDLVPRGIGNLMEAILEMLYNLTEGSAGKYAKMIFPWFATIMIYVLFANLLKLIPGFESIGVLHPHGGEHGSELHGWQIYGPELSHDYILAPFFRGISVDLNFTVSLALIAVVMIQVIGFRAQGLGYLSKFFNTKRMFKVPFFGAMDFLVGLLELISELSKILSFAFRLFGNMFAGIVLVAIVAGLLGKISILPAMVMMFELFVGVIQAFVFGMLTMVFMAQATQGHGDEHAEAH comes from the coding sequence TTGGAAAAAGAAACACGAAGACCCTGGCGCCGATGGGTCGTGCTGGTACTAATGATCGCAGGTTTTATTTTGGGCGGCATTTTTGTGCCTGTACAACCCGAGATCACGGTTGCCGCAGAAAAACTGATCGAAGAGCCAATTGTCGAAAATTTCCTCGGCTTTGGTCCTTTGTATTTAGTGAATACTATTCCTACCTTGGCTGTGACTCTTGTTCTGCTGATCGTGATTGCGTTTTTCACCAACCGTTCGTTGAAGCAGAGCGCACAAACCGATCTTGTGCCGCGCGGCATTGGCAATCTCATGGAAGCTATTTTGGAAATGCTCTATAACCTGACCGAAGGTTCAGCAGGTAAGTATGCCAAAATGATCTTCCCTTGGTTTGCGACGATCATGATTTATGTGTTGTTTGCAAACCTGCTCAAGTTGATTCCTGGCTTTGAATCGATTGGTGTTTTGCATCCTCATGGCGGTGAACACGGAAGCGAGTTACATGGTTGGCAAATCTATGGCCCTGAATTGAGCCATGATTACATTTTGGCTCCATTCTTTCGTGGTATTTCTGTAGACTTGAACTTCACCGTATCACTTGCGTTGATTGCAGTGGTGATGATCCAGGTGATCGGTTTCCGTGCGCAGGGCCTTGGGTATCTGAGCAAGTTCTTCAATACGAAGCGCATGTTCAAGGTCCCGTTCTTCGGCGCAATGGACTTTTTGGTCGGCTTGCTGGAGTTGATCTCGGAATTGTCCAAGATCCTTTCGTTTGCCTTCCGTCTTTTCGGTAATATGTTCGCAGGTATCGTGCTCGTGGCGATCGTTGCGGGCTTGTTGGGCAAGATTTCCATTTTGCCCGCAATGGTGATGATGTTCGAATTGTTCGTGGGCGTCATCCAGGCGTTCGTGTTCGGTATGTTGACGATGGTCTTCATGGCGCAGGCCACGCAAGGTCACGGCGACGAACACGCAGAAGCACACTAA
- a CDS encoding NADH-quinone oxidoreductase subunit M: MMNFPVLSVITFTPMVAALIILMMPAQRRNEIRAVALAAATFALILSIWVYVQYLTRNMIGYQFEETYRWLPALGIGLHLGVDGMSTPLVLLTGIVMFTGVLISWGDEDPHVKAGIQDRPREFFAFLFLLAGGVFGVFVSLDLFMLFFFYEIAVFPMYLLIVIWGWVKTREYAAMKLTLYLFIGSVVALVGALAMYWLQYKNTGVLSFDMLLMEKAGFSSAFQIAWFLPVFFGFAVLGGIWPFHNWSPDGHVAAPTAVSMFHAGVLMKLGAFAALRVGIMLLPEGAKYWSWLIMLFAGVAVVYGAYIAFVQTDMKYMIGFSSVSHMGLVVLGLSTLNRNGLIGAGVQMFSHGVMTALFFAVTGMIYDRAHTRMIPELGGMMKIMPFAGVGFIIGGLVSMGMPMFSGFVAEFPIFMGVWETRWLVAVIASISIVITAAYIMINIRKVFFSELPANLEGHVGDITVLDKIAIATLCLLMIGIGLFPSLMVPMVQTGVKHITDILQMGGL, translated from the coding sequence ATGATGAATTTTCCTGTCCTTAGCGTCATCACGTTTACACCGATGGTTGCGGCATTGATCATTTTGATGATGCCTGCCCAACGGAGGAACGAAATCCGTGCTGTTGCTCTTGCGGCAGCAACGTTTGCCTTGATCCTTTCGATCTGGGTCTATGTGCAATATTTGACTCGGAACATGATTGGTTATCAGTTTGAGGAAACCTATCGTTGGCTCCCTGCGCTTGGCATCGGCCTGCACTTAGGTGTAGACGGTATGAGCACCCCTCTTGTCCTGTTGACCGGTATCGTCATGTTTACAGGTGTGCTTATCTCGTGGGGCGATGAAGATCCACATGTCAAAGCAGGCATTCAAGATCGTCCACGTGAATTCTTCGCCTTCCTGTTCCTGTTGGCGGGCGGTGTGTTTGGCGTGTTCGTTTCCCTTGACCTGTTCATGTTGTTCTTCTTCTATGAGATCGCGGTCTTCCCGATGTACCTGCTCATTGTGATTTGGGGTTGGGTGAAGACCCGCGAATACGCGGCTATGAAGCTGACCCTGTACCTGTTCATCGGTTCGGTGGTGGCATTGGTCGGTGCGTTGGCTATGTATTGGTTGCAATACAAGAATACGGGCGTTCTCTCTTTTGATATGCTCCTCATGGAAAAGGCCGGTTTTTCGTCCGCGTTCCAAATTGCATGGTTCTTGCCGGTCTTCTTTGGCTTTGCAGTTTTGGGCGGTATCTGGCCCTTCCATAACTGGTCACCAGATGGTCATGTGGCCGCACCAACGGCAGTGTCCATGTTCCATGCAGGCGTGTTGATGAAACTTGGTGCGTTCGCCGCGTTGCGTGTGGGAATCATGCTTTTGCCTGAAGGGGCAAAGTATTGGTCGTGGCTCATCATGCTCTTCGCGGGTGTGGCTGTAGTCTACGGCGCTTATATTGCCTTTGTTCAAACCGACATGAAATATATGATCGGCTTCTCGTCCGTTTCACACATGGGGCTTGTGGTTCTCGGCCTTTCAACCCTCAATCGTAACGGTCTGATCGGTGCGGGTGTGCAAATGTTCTCACATGGTGTGATGACGGCTCTGTTCTTTGCCGTCACCGGCATGATCTATGACCGGGCGCACACGCGTATGATCCCTGAATTAGGCGGCATGATGAAGATCATGCCCTTTGCTGGCGTAGGCTTCATCATCGGCGGTCTTGTCTCAATGGGTATGCCCATGTTCTCCGGCTTTGTAGCTGAGTTCCCGATCTTCATGGGCGTTTGGGAAACGCGTTGGCTCGTTGCTGTGATCGCCAGTATTTCCATCGTCATCACTGCGGCGTATATCATGATCAACATTCGCAAGGTGTTCTTCAGTGAACTTCCTGCAAATCTTGAAGGGCATGTCGGCGATATCACGGTTCTAGATAAGATTGCCATCGCCACACTTTGTCTTTTGATGATCGGCATCGGTTTGTTCCCGAGCTTGATGGTGCCCATGGTGCAAACAGGGGTGAAACATATTACAGATATTCTACAGATGGGAGGTCTCTAA